The proteins below are encoded in one region of Candidatus Thermoplasmatota archaeon:
- a CDS encoding methyltransferase domain-containing protein, which translates to MAGDILSELRRDLLDETGRLEYTRKAFGMLPKMNRPDILDIGCGNGEPTLELAKLSNGTVTGIDIDQASLDELDRKARELDSSDRVRTMNMSLRDIDFPDRSFDIIWAEGSIFVIGFEEGLREWRRLIRPKGFLVVHEMCWLGSDPPDEIRVYWERMYPGICRVKEDVDAVPGCGYHLVGHFPLPDDAWWHLYYKPLEERIRAFRRKYGDDRRSLAVLDKQQSEVDLYRKHSKWYGSAFFVMQK; encoded by the coding sequence ATGGCGGGTGACATTCTCTCCGAGCTTCGCAGAGACCTTCTCGACGAGACCGGGCGGCTCGAATACACGCGAAAGGCGTTCGGGATGTTGCCCAAGATGAACAGGCCCGACATCCTTGACATCGGCTGCGGCAACGGGGAACCGACACTCGAGCTCGCCAAGCTGAGCAATGGGACTGTGACGGGGATAGATATCGATCAGGCCTCCCTAGACGAGCTGGACAGAAAGGCGAGGGAACTCGATTCCTCGGACAGGGTCAGAACGATGAACATGTCCCTCCGGGACATCGACTTCCCCGACAGGAGCTTCGACATCATCTGGGCGGAGGGTTCCATTTTCGTGATAGGCTTCGAGGAGGGCCTGAGGGAATGGAGGAGGCTCATCAGGCCTAAGGGGTTCCTGGTCGTTCACGAGATGTGCTGGTTGGGGTCGGACCCACCAGACGAGATCAGGGTTTACTGGGAGAGGATGTATCCTGGGATCTGCAGGGTCAAGGAGGACGTGGACGCGGTTCCTGGATGCGGCTATCACCTCGTCGGGCACTTCCCCCTGCCGGATGATGCTTGGTGGCACTTGTACTACAAGCCGCTGGAAGAGCGCATCCGAGCCTTCAGGCGCAAGTACGGAGATGACCGGAGGTCCCTGGCCGTTCTGGACAAGCAGCAGAGCGAGGTCGACCTCTACCGAAAGCACAGTAAATGGTACGGCTCCGCCTTCTTCGTCATGCAGAAGTAG